In Candidatus Sericytochromatia bacterium, the genomic stretch CACGATTAACTGGGCCAGAACCAGTCGTCCTACCATTAGACGAAGGGGGAATGGCGTCCCTGACAGGACTTGAACCTGTGACCTTCTGCTCCGGAGGCAGACGCTCTATCCACTGAGCTACAGAGACACAATATCACTATACTCAAGATCCGTGCCATCGTCCAGCCATCGGGCGGCAAGCTGATATTTTCGCTCAAATGTCTGGAGCCGGTACAATGAAGACCTGGTTGCGATGATGGGAGCGGTGGACGTGCGTTTTTCAGCCGTGTTGTTCGACATGGACGGGGTGGTGTGCGACAACATGCCCCTCCATCGTGCGGTCTGGAAGGAATTCGCCACGGTGCGGGGCCTCTCTCTGTCCGATGCCGAGTGGCGACGGCTCGATGGCCGGCGGGCCTCTGATATCATCGACACCTTGTTTCCTGAGGCACCTGGGCAGATGCGCCTGGAATTGGCCGAAGCCCGCGAGGCTCTCTATCGTCAGCGACTCGAATCCGCGGTGCTGCATCCGGTCCCGGGCATCCACGCGTTCCTGGCCTGGTTGTCGGAACGCGGGGTTCGCTGCGTAATTGCCACCAGTGCCACGCCTGAAAATGTCGAGCAGGTGCTCGGGCGACTGAATCTGCGAACCGCCTTTGCTGGGCAGGTCACCTCCCACGATGTTCGACGGGGCAAGCCCGACCCGGAAGTGTATCTGAAGGCCGCTGCCAAAGCTGGTTTTCCAGCGTCGTCGTGTCTGGTGGTAGAGGATGCCATTCAGGGCGTGCAGGCCGCCAGGGCCGCCGGAGCGGCGTGCCTGGGCGTTTCTACCAGCGTGGCCCCCGACGGACTGCAGGAGGCCGGGGCGGCCTGGGTGGTTCCTGACTTTGAAAATCTGCTCTCGGCAGGATGGCCCGACGGGGCCGCCTTGGAGGCGCTATTCGTGGCACACACCCTGCATCGCGTGGATGCGGGAACCTGAAGAAAGGACCTGGAGACTTGGGCACGCTCAATTTGCTCGCCGCGGACATCGGCGGAACCAAAGTGGCGCTGGCGTTATTCGAGTGGACGCCGGGCGGCCCCTGGCGGGTGATGGCCGAGGCGCGTTACGTGAGCGCGGATCACCCGACTTTTACGGAAATCTTGAAGGATTTTCGCCTTCACCATCCCCAGCCAGTCCAGGCCACGGGACTGGGTATTGCGGGACCCGTCTTCGAACGACGCTGCCAGGCCACCAACTTGCCCTGGGTGGTGGACGCCCGGGAACTCGAGGCCAGCCTGCCGTTGGGGCGGGTGGCGCTGATCAATGATTTCAAGGCTGCGGCGCTGGGGGTTCTTCACATGAAGGAGCCCGACTGGGTCGAACTGAACCCCGGGGTGCCTGAGCCGCGGGCCCCGATTGCCGTGCTGGGCGCCGGAACGGGCCTGGGCGAGGCTCTCCTGTTCCATGATGGTCATCGCTACCAGGTGGTCTCGACGGAGGGGGGACACAAGGATTTCGCGCCGCGGAATGAAGAAGAAATGGGGCTTTTGCGCTTCATGTTGAAGCGCCACGCCCGCGTCTCCTACGAGCGGTTGTTGAGCGGGGCCGGCATTCGGGCCATCTATGACCATCTGATCGAGGCTGGCGCGGGCCCCGCGCGGGTAGACTTGCAACGTCGCTTCGAAGCCGAGGACGATGCGGCCCTGATCGCAGGTCATGCCGCCGCGGGCGATGACCCGGTCTGCATCCAGGCGATGGAGATGTTCACCCGCATTTATGGTGCCGAGGCGGGTAACCTGGCCCTCCAAGTGCTCGCTCGCGGAGGGGTTTACATTGCGGGGGGCATCGGCCCCAAGAACCTGGCCAGAATGCAAGATGGTCAATTTCAGACGGCCTACCGTCACAAGGGGCGCTTTTCGGATCTGGTGGCCTCGATTCCGGTGCGGATGGTCATCAACCCCTACGTGGCCTTGGTCGGGGCGGCGGCAGCGGCGGCCGAATTGGAGGCGCAAAGCGGCTGAAGGCCGCCCCGAACGGGGGCGGCCTCCGCTGGTCAGAGAGTCGCTTGGAGGCGTCAGGCGGCGCCTATCACCACAAGCAAGGCGATGATCAGGACCGAGGCGATGCTTTCCCCTGCGATGATCCCCGACGAGAAGGGGATCGTGTGCCGCTCCGCGGTGGCCGGTCTGGCCTTGGCCAACCACCACGCCGTGAAGGCTCCCAGAAAGATGGCCAGGGAGTCACTGAACGGCAGCACCAGGGCCAGGCCCAACCCGGTGGGGGAAGGCAGATAACGCTTCAGGGCAGGTCGGTAGTGCTCGATAAAGGTGATGACCACGCCGACGGTGATCGTGAACGCTGCCAGTTTCAGGGCTGACGGAGGCAACGCCGACAAGCCGCGCGCCAGAGCTTCTGCGGTGGCCTTCCAAACCAGGGCGCCGGGAGCTGCAAATTTGTCGCCCAACACCGACGCGTTCGGGACCAGCAGGAAGTAGGCCGGGATGCAAAAGAGGGTACCGGCCAACACGCCGTACATCTGAGCCAGAAATTGCTGTCTGGGATTCGCGCCCAGCAGGTAGCCGCTCTTCAGATCGGTCAGAAGGTCCGCCGAGTGGATGGCCGCCCCCGCGGTGACGTTGGCCGTCATCAGGTTGGTGATGGGTTGGCCCGGCGCCAGGGCGCCGTAGGTAAGTTGGGTGACCTTGCCCATCGCGCCCGTCGGCGAGATGTCGGTTTCGCCCGTGACGCGCGAGACGACCATCGACAAGACGACGGCCAGCAACACGGCCAGGATGGCCATGGCCCAGTGAATCTTGAAGAGCCAAACCTGGAGGATGACGCAGGCGATCGCCCCACCCGTAAAGCCATACAGGAACCAGGAGCCGGGCACCTCGATGCTGGCCTGGCGGGCATCCATTTGCTTCTCAGAGGCGGGTTTGAACACCTCCGTGATGCCGGAAAAACCGCGAGCCAACGAAGGCCAGATCAGGCCCAATCCCACCAGGGTGGAGACGACGAGCATGCCGGTGCCAGGCCAGGTGGTCCAGGCGGCCACTTGCTTCAGGCCCCCCTCGATCACCTTTCCGTTCGCGACCACGTGGTTCTGGATGAGCCACGGGGCGATCACGAACCAGTTCAACACGGACCCGATCAGCACGCTGACCCCGGTCCGCATCCCGATGATGGCGCCCGCCGCATAGAGCAACAGGCTCACGTTGAGCCCGAGGGTCAGCTTTTGCCAGTTGATTCCTTGAAACTGATAGGCGGTCTGGTCGGCCGGAATCTGATTGGGCAACGACAGGAAGGCCAAACCTTTGAGCGCGGTGTACTTCTCGACCAGCACGGGGTGCAGGTCTTTGAAGTAGGAGACGACGGCGCCGATCACCCCGCCGATTCCCAAAGACTTCGCCTTCGCCAGCGCCACCTCCCCGTGGCCGTGCAGGCTCTTGATGGTCTCGGCTGCGGCGATGCCGCTCGGGAAAGGCAACTGATCGATGTTGATCATCTGACGCTTCATGGGAATCGCAATGAACACGCCCATGATCGAGATGGCACCGATCCAGAGGAACAGGTGAAAGGGTGTCAGCACCGTTCCATTCAGGAGCAACAAGGCGGGAATGGCACTGGTGAGCCCGGCTGATGCCATGAACCCGGCTGCGGAACTCACGGACTGCATGGCATTGTTTTCCAGGTCGGTGAATTCGCCACCCGGCAACACGTGTTCAAACAGACGGAAGATCGCGTAGGCCAGAATCCCCGCCGTGATCGTGACGCCGAAGCCCCAGCCGGTCTTGAGTCCCACGTAGAGATTCGAGACCGACATCACGCCGCCGATCAGCATTCCCATCAAGACGGCCCGAATCGTCAGCTGCTTCACATTTCCGCGGTAAACGTGGTCGTACCAGTAGGCCTCCCGGTCGTCCGGGGACAGTTCCGCCATGTGCCGTAAGGCGGCTTCAATCTCAGAGGCAGGCGTGGACGTGCCGTGAGGGGGATGCGGATGCGATTCAGCGGTCATGGGCTACCTCAGGTGGGGATTCAAGATTCGAACCGCGCGCCAGTGGCCACGGTCAGGGCCATTTTACCCAATTGAACCCACCATCCGGCGACGTTTTGGTAGCATGAGGGGCATGGCGATCGACCCTTTGGCTCCTGCCCATCTTTCTGCTTGCCTGGCCGCGATGGCCTTGGCGGCTCCTCTCGTGGTCGCTTTGCTGCTCTACGACGCGCGCTGGATTGGCCTGAGCTGGCGAGCCGGGCAGCGTCCTCCTTGGGGCACCTGGGTCCGCATCGGAGCGGCCTTGCTGTGCCACGGCGGAGCTTGGCTGCTGGCGACCCAAGGCCCTCATTGGCCGGCAGCCAGGACCATCTGGTGGATGCACATGTTGCTCGACCCAGGCCTCAGCCTGTACGCCTTGGGCTTGTGGGAACTCGCGCGTCGGGTCCTGTCGGCGCCAGAAGTCTCGGCCCGCGCACGCTGAAGCCAGCGGTGCCGGATCTGCTAAACTTGGAGAGTGGGCTTGGATTCGGGCCATTCAGACGGCCTTGAGCCTCAGAGGAGGGGCGGTGCTCGACCCAGATGACCAGGTGGCCTTGGAGGCCTCCGTTCGCGCCTCGGTTCTTCAGGTGAGTGACGTCCAAGCCTTTGATGTGACGGTTGAGGCGGTCTCCGGCATTTGCGCGCGAGTTCGTGTGGCCGACACTGCCGGTGCTCTCACCCCGCTGATGGGCTTCGCGAGCAAGCAATCCGGGGAATGGTGTGTTCTCTCGCTTGGAACAGGCTTCGAAACGGCCTTCTATCACCAGCATGGGATCCCGGCTGCGTTGCAGTTGGGGTGAAGATTCTCTCCGTAAAGGACGATCAGATGCTCAAAATTCAACATCCCGCCGCCATTGTTCGTGACCGCCAAAAGGGGGTGAACAACTGGGAGTCTGTTCGCCTCTATCGTTACGCCAACGGCGTCGAACTCCAGATCCTGGTGGGGCATCTGCCTCATGGTGAACTGCAATCCGCCGTGAGCGCCAACCGCGCGCTGACCTTCGAGAAATCGGACAAGGAGGCCGTGTTGCGTTTTGGGGACGCGCCGCTCCCCATGGTCGATTTTCTCTCTGGCGCGCGGATCGAACAGGAGACCGCGAACACCTTCGTGCTCGATGAATGTCGCTTTCTGCCGTCGGTGCAAGCCCCCGTGCGTCAGGGCAGCGTGACCCAGCCGCTTCAAGCGGATGGCAACTTGTTGACGGCTGTCTTCTCAGATGGGACACGCGTGGAAGTGGAACCTCACGGAAATCACGGTCACGTGCGCGCCCTGCGAGACGGCAAACCACTCCGTTGTTTCTTCAATGGCAAGGACAACGTGTTGGACGTGTTCGGCCTGGCCGATTGAGTTTCGGAATCTCCCACTGAGACTCCCGCAGGTCTAGCGCGATGCGCATGCCTCCCAAGCGTCCCTCCACCGCCGCGCCCATCATCTATGGCGTGGCGCTCGTGCTGGTCACGCTGATCCTGACGGTGATGTACAACCTGGCGCTGGTCACCGACTGGTTTCGCGACAGGCAAGGACCGATTCAAGGGCTCGCCCCCACCCTGGGGTTGGTGCTGGGGTGGGCTCTCGGTCTTGCGGTCATGGTGGGGTTGATCCTGTTCATCATCTCCCTGGCCAAGCAAATCCGGTTGAACCAGCAGCAGCAAAATTTCATCGACAGTGTGACCCACGAGTTGAAAAGCCCATTGACGTCATTGAAACTGCATCTGGAGACGATGCAGCGGCGAACCCTCACGGAGGAGCAGGCGGCCCAGTTTACCTGCACCATGCTCGCCGATGTCGATCGGTTGGACCAGTTGATTGACCACGTCCTGGAGGCCGCACGGGCCGAAGCCAGGCGCCGTCCCATCGCCGTTTCCCCCCTGGATCTTGATGGGCACGTGCGAGACCTGGTGGAACGCCTGATTCAGCGCCACGGGCTGGACGGTTCAGCCGTGCGGATCGAAGGGCAGGTGGGAACCATTCAGACCGATGTGGTGGCGCTCGACCTCGCGCTCACCAACCTGCTCGAAAATGCGGTCAAGTATTCATTGGACAGCGTCCAGATCACGGTTCGGATGGAAGCTGGCCCTCGCGGTGTCACCATCGCCGTTTCGGATACCGGGGTTGGCATCCCCAAAGGGCAGTTGCGTCGCATCTTTCACCGCTTCCACCGGGTCGGCAACGAGTCTACTCGGATCCGGCAAGGAACGGGCCTGGGGTTGTTCATCGCGCAGGAAAGTGTGCGTGCGTTGCGTGGCAAGCTGCGAGCGGCCAGCCCGGGCGAAAATCGGGGCAGCGTCTTCACGCTGACCTTGCCCAGGTGAACGAGATGGCGAGATTGCTGCTGGTGGAAGATGAAGACCACATCGCGCAGGGGCTCCGCTTCAACCTCGAACTGGATGGTCACGTCGTCACCTGGTTGCGGGATGGACGGCAGGCTCACGAGGTCCTGTTCGACCGCCAGGAGGCGTTCGACCTGATTGTCCTGGACCTGATGTTGCCTGGGATTTCCGGCTCTGACCTGTGTCGTGCCTTACGGACCACGGGCAATTACACGCCGGTGCTCATGCTGACGGCCAAACAGCACGAAAAAGACAAGGTTCAGGGGCTTCAGGTCGGTGCGGACGACTATGTGACCAAGCCCTTCAATCTGGAGGAGTTGCTGGCCCGCATCGAGGGGTTGCTGCGCCGCAGAGCCTGGGAGGCCCAGCGCCCACTGGCCAAGGAGGCGCAGGATGATCGACTGGTGTTCGCCAACGTGGTGATCGATTTCGCGCGACACGAAGCTACAGTGGCGGGGCAAGAGATCAACCTTACCCCGATCGAGATGGCCATGATGAAGGCCTTCAAGGCTCACGAGGGTCGCGTCCTTTCCCGGGAAGATCTCTTGCGCGAAGCCTGGGGGACGGAGGCTTCCATCACGACTCGCACCGTGGACAACTTCATCTTGCGTTTGAGGAAGCTGTTTGAGCCCGACCCGGCGCACCCTGTGTACATTCGCTCGGTGCGGGGTCGTGGCTACAAGTTTGTCCGATGAATTGATGAAAGAGGCCATCACGTGCTGACAACCGCCATCACGGCCGCCATTGTTTCGTTGCTGAACCTCTTTGGCGTGTCACCTGAACCCATGCTGATCGGCGCCATCTGGATTGCCGTCAAAGCGCTGGTCGTGGCCACTGGCCTCGCCGTTGGGGGCAGCTTGCTGGGGGTGACCGGGAAAATGAAACGCTGGGGGCGTGACAAGCCTCAAAACTGAGCAATGGCCCAGTTTCAAACCTTGGCAGGTTCGGCGGGTCTGGCGTCGCCCTCGGCTCGTTTGCGGACGGAGGCTTCCAGTGGCCCCATCAACCTCGGAAAGCGCCCCCGCAGCTGATCCCAGGCCCACAAGAGATCCTTTTCGATGGCCTGACGCTGGTCGTTGGGCAGCTTCATGGCTTTCTCAAAGGCCTTGGCTTGGCCGCGCGGATCGGCCGCACCCGAAATCAGTTCCCCGATTTCGGGGTGGCGAGCCAGAAAGTTTTCCTTGAGCCGCATGAACTCGGTTTGCAACTTCAAGCCTTCTTGCGGAGGTAGGCGCCGCATGGCCGCCTGTAGCGCCTCTTGGCGCTCAGGTCTGACATCGAACTCCTCGAAGCGGGCGGCCAGAAGCGGGTAACTCTTTCGGAGTTTCTTGAGCATTCGCTGCTGATAGGCCTCCCCCATCAGGCGCGCGGCCTGAGGTCCCCAGCGTTTCCGCGTGGCAAAGGCCGCCAGGGTCAACCCGAGAAGGACGCCACCCAAAATGACCCACACGTTGGTCCACAAATCCATGCGATTTTTTCACCCCGTTTTGCACTTCCAAAAATCATGCTACCGCTTGTGTCAGGGCGACGCCACCCGGCGAGCTGATGCAGCGCCATGTGAGGCCCACCAGTCCGTCAGGCGGCGGAGGCCCTCGTCGGTCGAAACCCGGGGCAGGTATTCCAGGTCACGCCGGGCAGCCGCCAGATCAAAATAATGGCTAGTGGCCAGTTCGCGCGCGACCCAGCGGGTCATCGGCGGTTCCCCCGGGAGCGCCAGGGTTCGATAGACCGACTCCAGCACGGTGCCGGCTCCCACGGCCAGGAAGGCAGGCACGGATCCTCGCACGCGTCCGGCCCCCGCCGCGATGAGCAGACGGTCGATCAGTTCCCAGGCCGGCAGTGGCTCCCCATTGGCAATGAAGTAGGCCTTGCCCGCGCACGGGGCACCTGGCGCCAATCGCTCCGCCGCAGCCAGATGCGCCTGGACCGCGTTGTCAATGTAGGTGGCATCCACCAGGTTCGTTCCGTCGCCGATCCGGCGCAGCCTGCCCTCGCGGTGCGCCTTGAGCAAGCGGGGCAGCAGATGGGAATCGCCCGGCCCCCAGACCAGGTGCGGACGGAGGGCCACCGTGGCGAGCTGATCATCGTTGGCGGCCAGCACCGCGCGCTCGGCCTCGGCCTTGGTCGCGGGATAGGCGGCTTCATGATGGGCTGGATAGGGCACCGTCTCATCCGCGCCCCTCATGTCCTGCCCGTGGAACACCACGCTGGGGGAACTGGTGAAAACCAGCCGCTTGACCTGTTGGTGACGGCAAGCCGCGATCACGGACCGGGTGCCGAGCACATTGCTGCGATGAAAATCCTCCCAACGGCCCCACGCGCCGGCCAGGGCCGCGACGTGGAAGACGATGTCCTGCCCGGTGACCGCCTCCGTCAAGCGGCGTTCGTCCGCAATATCACCACGGACGGTGCGGATGCCGCTTGCGGCCAGCTCGGGGTAATCGCCGCGCTGGTAGGTGGTGACGGCATGGCCTGCTGCCTGAAGGGCCCGGGCCAATCGACCTCCGATAAAGCCTCCGCCACCCGTGACCAGCGCGTTCACGTGATGCGCTCCGTGGCCCAGAGTGCCAGCTTCTCCCGAAAAATCTTGGCGTTGTGGCGGATGTCGACTGGAAACGAGGGATGGACCAGGACTTTGGCGATCGCCCGGGTGTGGCCGTGCGCCTGCCCGAGCTTCCAGATTTCCTCGATGAGATCCCCACTAGCCCGCTGGCCCCGCTTGAGCTCCACACACAGCACGGGGCGCTGAAATCCAGGATGGTTCGGGTCCGGCACGCCCACCAGGGCGGTTCTGCGAACCGCCGGGTGCTGGTTGAAGATCGCTTCGCACGGAATGGTGAACATGTCGCCCTGGGCGCAACGCACACGATGCGATTTACGCCCCAGGAACCATAGCCGTCCGAGGTCATCAAAACGTCCGAGGTCCCCCATCCGGTGCCACACGCCCCCGGCTGGGTCCGCGATTTTGGCCCGCGCATCGTGATCCGGGCGACCGTGGTAACGATCGCTGACATTCGGCCCTCTGACCACGATCTCACCGGGCTCGCCAACCGGCCGGCGGAGCTGGTCGCTCCAGGTGAGAATCGGCTCATCGGAGATGCCGATAATGGCCACTTCAATGCCTTCGAGAGGGCGGCCCACGCAAGTTCCAGCGCCTCGCGCCCACGCCTCTCGGGTTTCCTGCAGCACTTCCCGTGCGGTGATGCTGGCGACGGGCAGGGCCTCCGTGGCACCGTAAGGGGTTTCGAGTCGTCCATCCGGCGCGAGCAAGGCGCCGAAATCCTGCAACACGGACGGGGCGACCGGGGCCCCTGCGCTGATGACGAGGCGCAGCGAGGGCAGACGAATGCCACGGGGCAGGGCCCAGCCAGCCACGCGTTCCAGCAGCGCGGGAGAGCCGAACATCTGGGTGACTTCGTAGGTCAGGATTGGACCGACAATCGCCGTCGGGTCGACCTGACCTGGCCGGGTGAAGTTCATGCGGGGGATCACCGCCGTGGCGCCCAGGGCAGCATCGAAGAGGGCGAAGAGCGGAAAGGTGGCCAGGTCGATACTGCCTGGCCCAATGCCGAAGTGGCTGGCCAGCAGTTCGACCTGGGCGTCAAAGGTGCGGTGGCAATGCACCGCCCCCTTGGGGACACCCGTGCTGCCGCTGGTGAACAGGATGGCGGCGATCGCCTCGGGGCCCGTCTCGACGGCCGTGAACGGGGAGGAGGGGAGCGGGCCCGGATGAAGGGGCAGGGTGCCGGGGAAACGGCCCCCGACGCAGCACAACAGACGCCCGGCGGCGCTGCCCCAGCGGCCCAGCACCCGCGCCAGATGGGCCATGGGCTGCCCGATGAAGGCGTCGGGAGCCGCTTCGCTCAGGCAGGTGCGCATGTTGGCCAGGCCCATGCCGGGATCGATCAGCACGGGGACAGCCCCCAGCTTGAACAAGGCAAAGGTCAAGGCGAAAAAATCTTCGCCCGGACGAACCATCAGGGCCACACGCGAACCCCTGGCGATACCAAGCGCCGAGAGCCGATGCGCGTATGCGTCGCAACGCTGCCGAAGCCCGGCGAAGGTGGTGACCTTTCCCCGCGCGATCACGGCGCGCCCCTCTGGTTGGAGCGCCGCTTGTCTATCGAAGCGATTGGCGATGTTGGTCGTGGCAACCGCGTTCAAGGGGCAGGGGCCTCCACCGGGGTCTTCAGGAAACGCACGATTTCAGGTATAAGGCGATCGCCGGCGTCTTCCAGCACGTAGTGCCCTGCATCAGGGTAACGGTGGGTTTCCGCCTGCGGAAACCGCGCCTGCCAGCCGGCCAGAAAGTGATCGTCGAACACCCAGTCCTGGGCGCCCCATCCCAGCAGGACTGGCAGGTGGCGCCAATGGGGAAGGTTCGCTTCCACTGCGGCCAGATGCGGCCAGGCGGGGTCTCCGGGGGCCAGTGGGATGTCTTCGACGAAACGCAGGGTGGCGAGCCGGTTGCTCCAGCTGTCGTAGGGGGCGACGAAGGCCCGTCGCACAAGTGGGGCGAGGGGCTTCACCGTACAGACGCGGGCCGCCGTGGCGGCGAAGGCATTCAAGCCCAGGACGAGCGGGGTGCCAAGGGGGGTATCCCGCACGAGCCGGAGGGGCCAGGGGAATGGTTTGCTGCCAGGCAAGGGAAAGGCTGCGGTGTTGAGGGCCACGAGGCGCTTCACCCGTTCGGGATGGCGCGCTGCCCAGGCCATCCCGATCATTCCCCCCCAGTCATGCAGCACCAGCGAGATCGGTCCCCGCACCGCCAGACTCTCCAGCAAATGCTCAAGGTCGGACACGCGGCTTGCGAGGGTGTAGGCGTAGCGATCGTCGGTCGGCTTGTCGGACAATCCCATTCCCATGTGGTCCGGAACGATCGCACGACCGAACGGGGACCAGGCCCGCACCAGGTCTCGAAACAGGAAGGACCAGGAGGGGTTGCCGTGGAGCATCACCACCACCTCGCCATCACGCGGGCCCTCGTCGAGATAGTGCAGCCGCAAACCCTCTCGCTCGTGGTAGTGGCCGGTGAACGGATAGAGCGATTGCCACTCGCCGAGCTTGGAACCCATCTCAGCCCTCCCATCCCAGCATCAGGCAGTTGAGGCCACTGCCGATACCCAGCCACGCCACCCGCATGCCGGCCTGCGTGAAACCCTGCTCGGCGGCCATGGCCGCCGTCACGGGAACGGCGGTGCTCCCGGTATTGCCCAGTTGCGTGTAGGTCACGAAGTCGCGTTCGAGCGGCATCCCGATCGCCTGAAGAATGGCCGCGCGATTGGCCTGACCGACCTGATGGCTGATGGTCCGGTCCGGCGCTGGCCAGTTCAGTTCCTGCAGCAACCTTTGCCAGGTGTCCCGCCCCAAGGGGACCCCTTCCCGCATGATCGGGACGGCATCGGTTTCCATCACCATCGCCTGGCGGGCTGGGCGGCGCCGGTCCAGGCCCCAGCGACAAAGATCGTGGTGTTGGGGGGCCGCCCATTGAATGCCCCCGGCCAGTCGAGGTCCAGGGGGGGCCCCGACCGTTCCATCCGTGAGCACGATCGCCGCCGCCGCTGACCCTCCCGTGAGCGTTGCCATGGCCTTCATGAAATGCCCCATGTTTCGTTCGAGCAACATCTCCGCGATCATGGCCTCGTTGATTTCGCGGGCCGACTCGCAGCCTACGACCAGGCCTGCCCGAATCTGCCCCAGTTCGATCATATTGGCCACGTGCAACACGCCGCTCAGCATACCGAGGCACGCA encodes the following:
- a CDS encoding response regulator transcription factor, with the translated sequence MARLLLVEDEDHIAQGLRFNLELDGHVVTWLRDGRQAHEVLFDRQEAFDLIVLDLMLPGISGSDLCRALRTTGNYTPVLMLTAKQHEKDKVQGLQVGADDYVTKPFNLEELLARIEGLLRRRAWEAQRPLAKEAQDDRLVFANVVIDFARHEATVAGQEINLTPIEMAMMKAFKAHEGRVLSREDLLREAWGTEASITTRTVDNFILRLRKLFEPDPAHPVYIRSVRGRGYKFVR
- a CDS encoding alpha/beta fold hydrolase, yielding MGSKLGEWQSLYPFTGHYHEREGLRLHYLDEGPRDGEVVVMLHGNPSWSFLFRDLVRAWSPFGRAIVPDHMGMGLSDKPTDDRYAYTLASRVSDLEHLLESLAVRGPISLVLHDWGGMIGMAWAARHPERVKRLVALNTAAFPLPGSKPFPWPLRLVRDTPLGTPLVLGLNAFAATAARVCTVKPLAPLVRRAFVAPYDSWSNRLATLRFVEDIPLAPGDPAWPHLAAVEANLPHWRHLPVLLGWGAQDWVFDDHFLAGWQARFPQAETHRYPDAGHYVLEDAGDRLIPEIVRFLKTPVEAPAP
- a CDS encoding HAMP domain-containing sensor histidine kinase, yielding MRMPPKRPSTAAPIIYGVALVLVTLILTVMYNLALVTDWFRDRQGPIQGLAPTLGLVLGWALGLAVMVGLILFIISLAKQIRLNQQQQNFIDSVTHELKSPLTSLKLHLETMQRRTLTEEQAAQFTCTMLADVDRLDQLIDHVLEAARAEARRRPIAVSPLDLDGHVRDLVERLIQRHGLDGSAVRIEGQVGTIQTDVVALDLALTNLLENAVKYSLDSVQITVRMEAGPRGVTIAVSDTGVGIPKGQLRRIFHRFHRVGNESTRIRQGTGLGLFIAQESVRALRGKLRAASPGENRGSVFTLTLPR
- a CDS encoding HAD family phosphatase, yielding MRFSAVLFDMDGVVCDNMPLHRAVWKEFATVRGLSLSDAEWRRLDGRRASDIIDTLFPEAPGQMRLELAEAREALYRQRLESAVLHPVPGIHAFLAWLSERGVRCVIATSATPENVEQVLGRLNLRTAFAGQVTSHDVRRGKPDPEVYLKAAAKAGFPASSCLVVEDAIQGVQAARAAGAACLGVSTSVAPDGLQEAGAAWVVPDFENLLSAGWPDGAALEALFVAHTLHRVDAGT
- a CDS encoding 3-oxoacyl-ACP synthase III, with protein sequence MRYTRVHLAGLGYELPQEEVTSEALEARLAPLYESLRVAPGQLAYLTGIHSRRWWPEGQRLAPMAAKAGLQALQRAELSPGELGAVVYGSVCRDDFEPASACEVAHLIGAGGAVAVLDVANACLGMLSGVLHVANMIELGQIRAGLVVGCESAREINEAMIAEMLLERNMGHFMKAMATLTGGSAAAAIVLTDGTVGAPPGPRLAGGIQWAAPQHHDLCRWGLDRRRPARQAMVMETDAVPIMREGVPLGRDTWQRLLQELNWPAPDRTISHQVGQANRAAILQAIGMPLERDFVTYTQLGNTGSTAVPVTAAMAAEQGFTQAGMRVAWLGIGSGLNCLMLGWEG
- the glk gene encoding glucokinase, whose amino-acid sequence is MGTLNLLAADIGGTKVALALFEWTPGGPWRVMAEARYVSADHPTFTEILKDFRLHHPQPVQATGLGIAGPVFERRCQATNLPWVVDARELEASLPLGRVALINDFKAAALGVLHMKEPDWVELNPGVPEPRAPIAVLGAGTGLGEALLFHDGHRYQVVSTEGGHKDFAPRNEEEMGLLRFMLKRHARVSYERLLSGAGIRAIYDHLIEAGAGPARVDLQRRFEAEDDAALIAGHAAAGDDPVCIQAMEMFTRIYGAEAGNLALQVLARGGVYIAGGIGPKNLARMQDGQFQTAYRHKGRFSDLVASIPVRMVINPYVALVGAAAAAAELEAQSG
- a CDS encoding OPT family oligopeptide transporter, with product MTAESHPHPPHGTSTPASEIEAALRHMAELSPDDREAYWYDHVYRGNVKQLTIRAVLMGMLIGGVMSVSNLYVGLKTGWGFGVTITAGILAYAIFRLFEHVLPGGEFTDLENNAMQSVSSAAGFMASAGLTSAIPALLLLNGTVLTPFHLFLWIGAISIMGVFIAIPMKRQMINIDQLPFPSGIAAAETIKSLHGHGEVALAKAKSLGIGGVIGAVVSYFKDLHPVLVEKYTALKGLAFLSLPNQIPADQTAYQFQGINWQKLTLGLNVSLLLYAAGAIIGMRTGVSVLIGSVLNWFVIAPWLIQNHVVANGKVIEGGLKQVAAWTTWPGTGMLVVSTLVGLGLIWPSLARGFSGITEVFKPASEKQMDARQASIEVPGSWFLYGFTGGAIACVILQVWLFKIHWAMAILAVLLAVVLSMVVSRVTGETDISPTGAMGKVTQLTYGALAPGQPITNLMTANVTAGAAIHSADLLTDLKSGYLLGANPRQQFLAQMYGVLAGTLFCIPAYFLLVPNASVLGDKFAAPGALVWKATAEALARGLSALPPSALKLAAFTITVGVVITFIEHYRPALKRYLPSPTGLGLALVLPFSDSLAIFLGAFTAWWLAKARPATAERHTIPFSSGIIAGESIASVLIIALLVVIGAA
- a CDS encoding fatty acid CoA ligase family protein, whose amino-acid sequence is MNAVATTNIANRFDRQAALQPEGRAVIARGKVTTFAGLRQRCDAYAHRLSALGIARGSRVALMVRPGEDFFALTFALFKLGAVPVLIDPGMGLANMRTCLSEAAPDAFIGQPMAHLARVLGRWGSAAGRLLCCVGGRFPGTLPLHPGPLPSSPFTAVETGPEAIAAILFTSGSTGVPKGAVHCHRTFDAQVELLASHFGIGPGSIDLATFPLFALFDAALGATAVIPRMNFTRPGQVDPTAIVGPILTYEVTQMFGSPALLERVAGWALPRGIRLPSLRLVISAGAPVAPSVLQDFGALLAPDGRLETPYGATEALPVASITAREVLQETREAWARGAGTCVGRPLEGIEVAIIGISDEPILTWSDQLRRPVGEPGEIVVRGPNVSDRYHGRPDHDARAKIADPAGGVWHRMGDLGRFDDLGRLWFLGRKSHRVRCAQGDMFTIPCEAIFNQHPAVRRTALVGVPDPNHPGFQRPVLCVELKRGQRASGDLIEEIWKLGQAHGHTRAIAKVLVHPSFPVDIRHNAKIFREKLALWATERIT
- a CDS encoding NAD-dependent epimerase/dehydratase family protein, translated to MNALVTGGGGFIGGRLARALQAAGHAVTTYQRGDYPELAASGIRTVRGDIADERRLTEAVTGQDIVFHVAALAGAWGRWEDFHRSNVLGTRSVIAACRHQQVKRLVFTSSPSVVFHGQDMRGADETVPYPAHHEAAYPATKAEAERAVLAANDDQLATVALRPHLVWGPGDSHLLPRLLKAHREGRLRRIGDGTNLVDATYIDNAVQAHLAAAERLAPGAPCAGKAYFIANGEPLPAWELIDRLLIAAGAGRVRGSVPAFLAVGAGTVLESVYRTLALPGEPPMTRWVARELATSHYFDLAAARRDLEYLPRVSTDEGLRRLTDWWASHGAASARRVASP